Proteins from a genomic interval of Stomatohabitans albus:
- a CDS encoding pimeloyl-ACP methyl esterase BioG family protein — MDRSNADLTSMHWVHRPPQASTLDIVCLGWSAPASAIQRVNEDHAVVAISNPVNDLWLNTLITDAKDYDNCRITAWSLGVVTASRLLGDISNAQFEAINGVPFPFEGCLDRTTTVAMANALTPDALHAFQMGMCGSRRALQRWRALDGHPDLIRLQQSLAWWIAIEREPPMVRASRWSSACVSSHDRICDPQGQIAQWQRLGLAEPTIVTGAHWLPDALLVP; from the coding sequence ATGGACCGATCAAACGCTGACCTGACAAGTATGCATTGGGTCCACCGCCCGCCCCAAGCGTCAACACTTGACATTGTGTGTTTAGGGTGGAGTGCTCCGGCATCAGCCATCCAACGGGTTAACGAAGACCATGCGGTTGTGGCCATTAGCAATCCGGTCAATGACCTTTGGCTGAATACCCTCATAACTGACGCCAAAGATTATGACAACTGTCGAATTACAGCATGGTCATTGGGTGTTGTAACTGCCTCTCGACTACTAGGTGACATAAGTAACGCCCAATTTGAGGCGATTAATGGGGTGCCATTCCCGTTTGAGGGCTGTCTCGACCGAACAACAACCGTTGCGATGGCCAATGCTCTGACTCCAGATGCCCTCCATGCCTTTCAAATGGGTATGTGTGGATCTCGTCGGGCACTTCAGCGCTGGCGCGCCCTTGACGGTCATCCCGACCTCATCCGCTTACAACAGTCCTTGGCCTGGTGGATTGCGATTGAACGTGAGCCACCGATGGTGCGAGCATCACGATGGTCCTCTGCCTGTGTTAGTTCACATGACCGTATCTGTGACCCTCAGGGCCAAATAGCCCAATGGCAGCGCCTTGGCTTGGCTGAGCCAACGATTGTGACTGGCGCACATTGGCTACCAGATGCCCTATTGGTCCCCTAA
- a CDS encoding MATE family efflux transporter translates to MADRNESKPPSWTHEVKRIIALGVPIGMSALTEPVLTMTDTFVAGQIGTAELGAMGLAGTLVGSISWMFFFLTAWSTTAVARAFGRNDMRTANRATIYALVVSQIIALGLVMLYWFGGGLLIHLTGAVDALQPLAVDYVRLRAFGMPFLMISFVWWGAYRGVNANVPVLIVSIAIAILNLPISMGLALGLGWGLKGVAIGTDIVECIESLLLITYAYRYLGVRIPRKSKWYPSRLELKSMLGSVSNLFVRSLFLAGQYMVMAAVAGRLGVVAAAAHQILMQVRTIQNVILDSFAHASQALVAQSLDTATVRERRVLMRTASGLGAVFGLVLIPVMMLVRYPLIGLFTTDPAVVALTALVWIVPVFSAAFDGLTFVGDGIVMGYERWKVLTASAIIGCSIAIGVGLVVVSAQAHLIVLWIAVEVAIVIRGIVLWVGMRMADKKEAQQIDPS, encoded by the coding sequence GTGGCTGATCGCAACGAATCAAAACCCCCAAGTTGGACGCATGAAGTAAAGCGCATCATTGCGCTCGGTGTCCCTATTGGGATGAGTGCGCTTACCGAGCCGGTACTCACCATGACCGATACCTTTGTAGCCGGACAAATTGGGACTGCCGAGTTAGGGGCTATGGGCTTGGCAGGCACATTGGTTGGGTCCATCAGCTGGATGTTCTTTTTCCTTACGGCATGGAGTACCACCGCCGTTGCGCGTGCATTTGGTCGTAACGATATGCGCACCGCGAATCGAGCGACCATCTATGCCCTGGTCGTTTCTCAGATCATTGCCCTGGGGTTGGTCATGCTGTACTGGTTTGGGGGAGGGCTACTCATTCACCTCACCGGCGCCGTTGATGCGCTCCAGCCCCTTGCCGTTGACTACGTTCGTTTACGCGCCTTTGGTATGCCCTTTTTGATGATTTCATTTGTGTGGTGGGGTGCGTATCGCGGTGTCAACGCCAATGTGCCAGTTCTCATTGTCAGCATTGCCATTGCGATCTTGAATCTCCCCATATCAATGGGGTTGGCCCTGGGGTTGGGGTGGGGGCTCAAAGGGGTCGCTATTGGTACAGATATTGTCGAATGTATTGAGAGCCTCTTATTAATTACCTACGCCTATAGGTATTTAGGGGTTCGTATTCCCCGAAAATCAAAGTGGTACCCCTCTCGTTTGGAACTCAAATCCATGCTTGGGTCTGTTTCCAACCTGTTCGTACGGAGCCTCTTTTTGGCCGGACAATATATGGTCATGGCAGCAGTTGCGGGCCGGCTAGGCGTAGTCGCTGCAGCAGCCCACCAGATCTTGATGCAAGTTCGTACCATTCAAAACGTCATCCTCGATTCTTTTGCCCATGCCTCCCAAGCCCTTGTTGCCCAGTCACTTGATACGGCTACCGTCCGAGAACGCCGAGTTCTGATGCGTACCGCATCTGGTCTCGGTGCCGTTTTCGGGTTGGTCCTCATACCGGTCATGATGCTTGTGCGCTACCCATTAATCGGACTCTTCACAACCGATCCAGCGGTCGTTGCCCTCACCGCACTGGTTTGGATCGTTCCTGTGTTTAGCGCGGCATTTGATGGGTTAACGTTTGTAGGTGACGGCATTGTGATGGGCTATGAGCGGTGGAAAGTACTCACGGCCAGCGCCATTATCGGTTGTTCTATCGCCATCGGGGTTGGCCTGGTTGTGGTATCCGCTCAAGCTCATCTGATTGTGTTATGGATCGCTGTTGAGGTCGCAATCGTTATTCGAGGAATAGTGCTTTGGGTAGGGATGCGAATGGCCGATAAAAAGGAAGCGCAACAAATAGACCCTTCGTAG
- a CDS encoding cell wall-binding repeat-containing protein, producing MNWRIPMAALAVSSALTATQASAWMPADDHGSFSIVNGQDEDPLTYPEVVAISVPLMSGGGATEDCGGTVINDRWILSAAHCFHDWNSNFPVTVRVQTAFSQAASGDVYARPIVSSSVFAHPQFADDFNAGGPTRGKYDVALVRLSEPISSTTPIDPNTLQVHPRRDANPVLKTVTLDRAGADIPRSGNGIVVGRGAKSWVPGNAYVGIPGHYDSVNTQLRSAQIPVQSGCRSDYHVCAGNRIDEKTLQDLPEQERHLDTKHRLPSSCVGDSGGPLFITAPDGTHTQVGIISHGRFNNAAQTFWSNDTCGRVATWFTSIAYVRPWIDAVIAANPSTPADLPQVSLKVPPYSDTTPAPTPPGAGSPPPPSQSLPPGGAAPDAPGSEPNTPPPTPDPSEPERPLGIVPTYPDDPPLLKQLPQLRNGDVTWPIAETTQEDGSVLSVGVARLRAASERIAVRNELGGRKTALLASEQTMADALASGVLQRNTTLFLTDPTELEPLVAKELAHQAFTDVWILGGEQAIAPGVERALSNLGYHTQRIAGEDRTQTAIEIANQAVALQANTPKGRFLSRAYGDKGDETRSWADAIALGALSARMGKPILLSPQNAITENVANRLTEGVPVTLVGGPNALAPEVEILAATLTGIPTARIAGENRAGTAGAIATNFTKPTHAYIIDGQQHQAWQLGFSLAGLAGENNAPILLVAGKTVPPETRETITKLGINNLFCFADQVVCRQLQP from the coding sequence TTGAATTGGCGCATTCCCATGGCTGCCCTTGCGGTCTCAAGTGCTTTAACCGCAACCCAAGCCTCGGCGTGGATGCCCGCCGATGATCATGGCTCCTTTTCCATTGTCAACGGTCAAGATGAAGATCCCTTGACCTATCCTGAAGTTGTTGCAATCTCGGTGCCATTGATGAGTGGGGGAGGTGCCACAGAAGACTGTGGTGGCACCGTTATTAATGATCGTTGGATCTTGAGTGCAGCCCATTGTTTTCACGATTGGAATTCGAATTTCCCCGTCACCGTGAGGGTACAAACTGCCTTTAGCCAAGCTGCTTCTGGTGATGTCTATGCCCGTCCAATTGTGAGTAGCTCCGTATTCGCCCATCCTCAGTTTGCTGACGATTTCAATGCTGGTGGCCCAACACGCGGGAAATACGATGTTGCCCTCGTCCGTCTGAGTGAACCAATCTCGTCAACAACACCGATCGACCCCAACACCCTCCAAGTGCATCCACGACGCGACGCCAACCCGGTGTTAAAAACGGTTACCTTGGACCGTGCCGGAGCAGATATACCGCGCTCAGGTAACGGTATCGTCGTTGGTCGCGGTGCAAAGTCATGGGTTCCCGGTAACGCCTACGTTGGTATACCCGGTCACTATGATTCGGTAAACACGCAGCTTCGGAGTGCTCAAATCCCGGTCCAGTCAGGATGCCGTTCGGACTACCACGTTTGTGCTGGTAACCGGATTGACGAGAAAACCCTTCAAGATCTCCCTGAACAGGAACGGCATCTCGACACCAAACATCGACTCCCATCAAGCTGTGTTGGTGATAGTGGCGGACCATTATTTATCACCGCACCGGATGGCACTCACACACAGGTCGGCATTATCAGTCATGGCCGATTCAACAATGCCGCCCAAACATTCTGGAGTAACGATACCTGTGGGCGTGTTGCCACATGGTTCACGTCAATCGCTTACGTACGCCCATGGATTGATGCGGTTATTGCAGCCAATCCAAGTACCCCCGCAGACCTTCCTCAAGTTTCCTTGAAGGTGCCACCCTATAGCGATACGACACCTGCACCTACACCACCAGGAGCAGGGTCACCGCCACCGCCAAGTCAATCTTTGCCACCGGGTGGCGCGGCTCCCGACGCACCAGGTAGCGAGCCCAACACGCCACCGCCAACACCCGATCCAAGTGAACCGGAACGGCCGTTGGGTATCGTTCCTACCTATCCCGATGACCCCCCATTGCTTAAACAACTTCCGCAGCTTCGTAACGGCGATGTTACCTGGCCAATCGCAGAAACAACCCAAGAGGATGGTTCCGTGCTGTCCGTCGGGGTCGCACGCCTCCGTGCAGCTTCAGAACGTATTGCCGTCCGGAATGAATTGGGTGGGCGCAAAACTGCACTCTTAGCGAGCGAGCAGACAATGGCCGACGCCTTAGCCAGTGGCGTATTACAACGCAATACAACATTGTTTTTGACCGACCCAACCGAACTTGAGCCACTTGTTGCCAAAGAACTCGCCCATCAGGCCTTTACTGATGTATGGATCCTTGGCGGGGAACAAGCAATTGCACCTGGGGTTGAACGAGCTCTGTCCAATCTTGGCTATCACACACAACGGATTGCTGGTGAAGACCGCACCCAAACGGCAATCGAAATCGCGAACCAAGCCGTTGCCCTCCAAGCAAATACACCCAAAGGCCGGTTCCTATCACGGGCGTATGGTGATAAGGGGGACGAGACTCGCTCCTGGGCTGACGCAATTGCCCTTGGTGCGTTGTCCGCAAGGATGGGGAAACCCATTTTGCTTTCACCTCAAAACGCGATCACTGAGAATGTTGCGAATCGCTTAACCGAGGGTGTGCCAGTCACTCTGGTTGGTGGACCGAATGCCTTAGCACCTGAAGTTGAAATCCTGGCTGCAACATTGACCGGTATTCCAACGGCACGCATTGCGGGTGAAAACCGTGCTGGAACAGCTGGCGCCATTGCCACAAACTTCACCAAGCCAACCCATGCTTACATTATTGATGGCCAACAGCACCAGGCCTGGCAGTTAGGCTTCAGCCTTGCAGGATTGGCAGGGGAGAACAACGCCCCAATTTTGCTCGTCGCGGGCAAGACCGTCCCCCCAGAAACCCGTGAGACAATCACCAAGCTCGGCATCAACAACCTCTTTTGTTTTGCCGACCAAGTCGTGTGTCGTCAACTGCAACCGTAA